The following proteins are encoded in a genomic region of Enoplosus armatus isolate fEnoArm2 chromosome 11, fEnoArm2.hap1, whole genome shotgun sequence:
- the LOC139292228 gene encoding olfactory receptor 6N2-like: MDNELNGTYITFGGHVEVHKYRYVYFVIMFTVYILIICSNSTIVYIIWIHQNLHEPMYIFIAALLINSVLFSTVVYPKLLIDFLSEKQIISYSACLFQFHVFYCLGGSEFLLLAAMSYDRYVSICKPLQYPTIMRKTTVSIFLVLAWTLPASQVTVPTALSAKEELCSFILKGVFCNNTVYKLQCVISKAHFIRDMIILLNVALLPVLFIFLTYTRILIISYRSSREVRKKAAQTCLPHLIVLLNFSCLCVYDVITVGLESNFPKTVHLIMNLQIVLYHPLFNPIMYGLKMKEIYKHLRRLFCPAKVN, translated from the coding sequence ATGGATAATGAATTAAATGGAACATATATAACTTTTGGAGGGCATGTGGAAGTTCACAAATACAgatatgtttattttgtgattatGTTCACAGTATATATTCTAATAATATGCAGTAATTCTACCATTGTGTATATTATCTGGATTCACCAAAACCTCCATGAGCCTATGTACATCTTCATTGCAGCTTTGTTAATCAACTCTGTTCTTTTCAGCACTGTGGTCTACCCAAAGCTTCTGATCGACTTTTTATCTGAGAAACAGATCATATCATATTCAGCCTGTCTCTTCcaatttcatgtattttactgtttagGCGGTTCAGAGTTCTTACTGCTGGCAGCCATGTCCTATGACAGGTATGTGTCTATATGTAAACCTCTGCAATATCCAACTATCATGAGGAAAACCACTGTCAGTATTTTCTTGGTTTTAGCCTGGACTCTACCTGCCTCTCAGGTCACTGTGCCAACTGCTTTGAGCGCCAAAGAAGAACTCTGTAGCTTTATTTTAAAAGGAGTTTTTTGCAATAACACAGTTTACAAACTTCAATGTGTGATCTCAAAAGCACATTTCATACGAGATATGATCATACTGCTTAATGTTGCACTTCtccctgtgcttttcatatttcttaCATACACCAGGATACTCATAATATCCTATCGAAGTAGTAGAGAAGTCAGGAAAAAAGCTGCACAGACCTGTTTACCCCACCTGATAGTTTTGTTAaacttttcctgtttgtgtgtgtatgatgtcaTTACAGTTGGACTGGAATCTAATTTTCCAAAGACTGTGCATTTAATAATGAACTTACAAATCGTTTTATATCATCCTCTCTTTAATCCAATCATGTatggactgaaaatgaaagaaatttaTAAACACCTCAGGAGGTTGTTCTGTCCAGCCAAAGTGAACTGA